One genomic region from Reichenbachiella ulvae encodes:
- a CDS encoding Crp/Fnr family transcriptional regulator has translation MSSQIKSIINDTFPISDTAFRLIEKHLDYQHLEKNTDFIVRGRKNNLEYFILNGICKSFVLNPDGKEITISFFMTQSILSPRQIRTTADRSNLSFRSLTDLEIATIPADTFENLMIENLEIRNFANTVLQQELIRKVQKEIGLASLTAKERLLAFRQDYPGLENFIPHSDIASYLGITNISLSRLRSELAR, from the coding sequence ATGAGCAGTCAAATCAAATCCATTATCAATGACACTTTCCCAATCTCTGATACGGCATTTCGGCTGATTGAAAAGCACCTCGATTATCAGCATTTGGAGAAGAATACGGACTTCATCGTCCGTGGAAGAAAGAATAATTTGGAGTATTTCATACTCAACGGTATCTGCAAGAGTTTTGTCCTCAACCCTGACGGAAAGGAGATTACCATTTCGTTTTTCATGACCCAAAGCATACTATCCCCCAGACAAATCAGAACGACTGCAGATCGATCCAATTTGAGTTTCAGATCACTTACTGATTTGGAAATAGCTACCATCCCGGCAGACACATTCGAAAACCTGATGATCGAAAATCTGGAAATCAGAAACTTTGCCAACACGGTACTACAACAAGAATTGATCAGAAAAGTACAAAAGGAAATCGGATTGGCATCTTTGACTGCCAAAGAAAGACTATTGGCCTTTCGGCAGGATTATCCCGGGCTGGAAAACTTCATCCCACACAGCGACATAGCCTCATACCTTGGCATAACTAATATTTCATTGAGCCGACTCAGAAGTGAATTGGCACGTTAG
- a CDS encoding DUF4136 domain-containing protein: protein MKSKLLSLGVLLLLCCAFVNPTYSQIKSDYDKDADFSKIKTYKFAGWVEDSDEAINQIDKKRVLSALKSQFDARGLELVEDNADAVVTLFVSVDQKTSKSSYTTYNNNMGYGGRWGYGYGYGYGGMGTATTTYTETDYNEGTLVLDLYDTETKSLIWQGVITTVVKSKPNKREKDINKKIAKLMKKFPILPES from the coding sequence ATGAAAAGTAAATTATTAAGTCTGGGAGTGCTGCTACTGCTCTGCTGCGCATTTGTCAATCCTACTTATTCTCAAATAAAAAGTGACTATGACAAGGATGCTGATTTTTCTAAAATAAAAACTTACAAGTTTGCGGGATGGGTTGAAGATAGTGATGAAGCAATAAACCAAATAGATAAGAAAAGGGTTTTATCTGCGCTAAAATCTCAATTTGACGCTAGGGGATTGGAATTGGTAGAAGATAACGCAGATGCGGTTGTTACTTTATTCGTGTCAGTTGATCAGAAAACCAGTAAGTCTTCCTATACAACCTATAATAATAACATGGGTTATGGAGGACGATGGGGCTATGGCTATGGCTATGGTTATGGAGGAATGGGTACAGCTACCACCACCTACACAGAAACTGATTATAACGAAGGAACATTAGTTTTGGACCTATACGATACGGAAACTAAATCATTGATATGGCAAGGTGTGATCACCACAGTAGTGAAAAGCAAGCCGAACAAAAGAGAGAAAGACATCAATAAAAAGATCGCAAAATTGATGAAGAAATTTCCGATCCTGCCTGAGAGTTAA
- a CDS encoding HAD family hydrolase, with translation MNKITIFSPNIYAGLHSYCSQKPQTLEQAIKDPLPSWNSGENKSAIISFVESVTDTASKDFVPEIERVAVFDNDGTLWSEQPLYFQLFFALDRIRDMAENHPEWQEQQPYQAILTNDMKTLSGFGMKELMEILMTSHAGMSTDEFEKFVTDWISSARHPHFDRPYTDLIFQPMLELLTYLRSNGFKTFIVSGGGIEFMRPWVEDVYGIPRDQVVGSSIKTELVMQGDNPVIIRKPSIDFIDDKEGKPVGIWRFIGRRPILCAGNSDGDLAMQQWTAAGEGPSMMLYVHHTDSEREFAYDRDSHVGKFDEALDVANNKGWKLISMKDDWKVIYPFELK, from the coding sequence ATGAATAAAATTACCATCTTCTCCCCAAACATATATGCTGGATTGCATTCTTATTGCAGTCAAAAGCCTCAAACGCTTGAGCAGGCAATTAAGGATCCATTACCATCATGGAATTCAGGTGAGAACAAAAGTGCTATTATATCTTTTGTAGAGTCTGTTACTGATACTGCCAGTAAGGATTTTGTGCCTGAAATTGAGCGTGTGGCAGTGTTTGACAATGACGGCACGTTATGGTCAGAGCAACCCCTATACTTTCAGTTATTCTTTGCCTTGGACAGAATACGTGATATGGCAGAGAATCATCCTGAATGGCAAGAGCAACAGCCCTATCAGGCGATCCTTACTAATGACATGAAAACTCTTTCTGGTTTTGGGATGAAGGAGTTGATGGAAATCCTAATGACCAGTCATGCAGGTATGAGTACAGATGAGTTTGAGAAGTTTGTAACGGATTGGATTAGTTCTGCCCGTCATCCTCATTTTGACCGTCCTTATACAGATTTGATTTTTCAACCCATGCTAGAGCTGTTGACTTACTTACGGTCAAATGGATTTAAAACCTTTATAGTTTCTGGTGGTGGGATTGAATTTATGAGGCCATGGGTAGAAGATGTTTATGGGATACCAAGAGATCAAGTAGTTGGTAGTAGTATTAAAACAGAGCTGGTGATGCAAGGGGATAACCCTGTTATTATTAGGAAGCCTTCAATTGATTTTATTGATGATAAGGAGGGCAAACCTGTAGGGATTTGGCGCTTTATTGGTCGTAGGCCTATTCTTTGTGCGGGCAATTCTGATGGAGACTTAGCTATGCAGCAATGGACTGCTGCCGGAGAAGGTCCCAGTATGATGTTATATGTACATCATACAGACAGTGAAAGGGAATTTGCTTACGATCGAGATTCGCATGTGGGTAAATTTGATGAGGCTTTAGATGTAGCCAATAATAAAGGGTGGAAATTAATAAGTATGAAAGATGATTGGAAGGTGATTTATCCTTTTGAATTGAAATAG
- a CDS encoding C40 family peptidase, whose protein sequence is MSKLLQIAFVELGTTEIPGAEHNPRIVEYAQQRNFPGVRDDETPWCSIFVNFCCDQLKYEKSGKANARSWMQVGKDSSDDPKPGDIVVFWRESIHSWKGHVAFYLGHSQDKKKIFCLGGNQGNAVSVAGYDTKKVLGFRRVGAEVSISIPDPYLRKDDKGEGVIQLQQILNKLGYNCGDPDGSFGNKTLSALKLLQANNQLTVDGVYGNDSKTVIESLLQA, encoded by the coding sequence ATGAGTAAATTACTACAAATTGCCTTTGTGGAACTGGGTACTACTGAGATACCCGGAGCTGAGCACAATCCGAGAATTGTCGAATATGCACAGCAAAGAAACTTTCCAGGCGTACGAGACGATGAAACCCCATGGTGCAGCATATTTGTCAATTTCTGCTGTGATCAACTGAAATATGAGAAGAGCGGAAAAGCCAATGCCAGAAGCTGGATGCAAGTGGGTAAGGATAGCTCCGATGACCCAAAGCCCGGAGATATAGTGGTCTTTTGGCGGGAGAGCATTCATTCCTGGAAAGGTCATGTGGCTTTTTACCTGGGGCATTCTCAAGATAAAAAGAAGATATTTTGTCTTGGCGGTAATCAAGGCAATGCAGTGTCTGTGGCCGGCTATGATACCAAAAAGGTGCTAGGTTTTCGGAGAGTAGGTGCAGAAGTGAGTATTTCGATCCCTGATCCATATCTTAGAAAGGATGATAAGGGAGAAGGAGTCATTCAATTGCAGCAAATTCTCAATAAGCTGGGTTACAACTGTGGTGATCCTGATGGTTCATTTGGCAACAAAACACTGAGTGCTTTGAAGCTGCTACAGGCCAACAATCAATTGACCGTAGACGGGGTCTATGGTAATGATTCGAAGACTGTTATCGAATCATTGCTTCAAGCTTAA